Part of the Paenibacillus sp. FSL R7-0273 genome is shown below.
GAGGTGATTTTTGAGGTGGACACCCGGCATCTGCATACCTGGCTCAGACCGCCGTTTCCGGTAGGCCGGATCTATCTGTTTGAGAGCAGTGTCGCATTATGCTGCCGTTATGTGCAGATGTGCCGGACCTGGACGACCGGGCCGATTTCCGTGATTACGACCTCCATGCGGCCAAGGCTGGTCTATAAAGGGCTTGGAGCCGACAATGTCATCTATAGCCACAGCGGGCATGTCAGCCATCTGGCGGCAGAGTGTGAATAAGGGGGCACTGGATGTAGCGGGCCAACCGTGTGCAGATTCTGCTATATGGTTTAACCATAAAAAAAGTATTCCCCGGGCTTCGGACCAGGGAATACTTTTTTTATGACACTGGGTACTAAAGGCTGTTATCTGGCAGCGGCGATCAGTTCCTCAAGCTCAGGAAGGTTGAAGCCCTTGACGGCCCGGTCACCGGATACCGTTACAGGAATGCCCATAAAACCAAGCTTTTCAACTTCCTCCTGATAGACGGCGCTTGCCATAATATCGCGTACTTCAAAAGGAATTCCCTGATTGGTCAGCAGCTGCTTAACCTGATTGCAGTCACTGCAGCCTGCAGTGGAGTAGACGATTACAGGCTGGCTCATTTATCAACGGCCTCCTTGATGGCAGAGCGGGTGATTTTCCAGTGGGAGGTGTTCCAGCTCACATCGCTGCCTTCCAGCAGAAAAATCTGCGGGGATTCATGCTTGATGCCGAACTCCTCGGCAATCTGATTGGAGACCGGACGGTCTTCAATGACATGGACAATGGCCGCCGGTGTATCCGAGCTTTGTACATAAGCCTGGAATTCCTCATGCGCCTTAGCGCTGATCGGGCAGGTAGTGCTGTGCTTGAAAAGCAGCTTTTTGCCGGGCTGGCCGACATAATTATGCAGTTCATCAGAAGTATGCAGCTGTTGAATAGACATTGTATATCACCCTCCTGTAATAAGAAATGAAACCTGTAAGGATGATTGTAACATAGTTCAAAATTAAAGCAAAAGCCGTTTGTAAAAACATGGAGGAAGTGCTAAGGTGAATGGGACGTAACATGAAATGAAACAGTTTAATGGATGGAGAGGTGTCATTATTCATGTCTGAATTGAAAGCCCTTGCAATCGGCAGCTATACAGCGGTAAAGTACCACCCGTTTGCCGGAGTCGATCAGGAGCTTCAGCAGATCCTGTCGCCGGAATTTACAGTCGATGCATCTGAGGATTTCGGGCTGCTGAACCCGCAGAGTCTTAAAGATTATTCCCTGGTGGTCTCTTATACGGAGTTCTCCGATCATAAAATCGCGCCTGCCCACAGCGGGGCACTGCTGGCTTATGTTGCCGGAGGCGGCGGCCTGCTGGTGGTTCATAACGGGATATCCATGCAGCGCAATCCGGAGCTCGGTGCAATGCTGGGCGGGCATTTTACCCATCATCCGGACTATACAGCCCTCGGGCTCAATATACCGGCAGCCGTGCGGGAGCATCCGATTGTGCAGGGAATTGATGATTTTGTGATTGAGGACGAGCCTTATTATTTCGATATGCACCCTTATTTTGAGACAACGGTGCTCGCAGAATATCTGCACGGCGGAGCGATGCGGCAGGCGGCCTGGTGCCATGAGTTCGGACTTGGCCGGGCGGTCTATCTGATGCCGGGTCATCATCTGCCGTCCTTCTCGGTTCAGCCGTTCCGCAAGCTGATCTCAAGAAGCGCGATGTGGGCGGGCAGGCTGATCTGACCCTAAGACCGGAGGAGGCGCTGCTGAAGCAGAGCGCTTCTTAGGGGGGCAGAACAAAAAGGCGGGAAGTCGCATGCCGGCATGCGCTTCCCGCCTTCGTTATATTTTGATAGAGCAAGCTTACTGTTCACCCGGCACGGCACGGGGCTTCCCGGCTACCGGTACAACCTCGTTATGATATAGCGCTTCCAGCACCTCATTCTTAAGACTGTCTGTGAAGGCGCTCCAGGTCTTTTTGCCGACGCCCAGCTCATCACGCCCTATAGACTGTAAAGTGTCCAGCCAGACCCGCTTATCGTTAATGATGCCAAGCTGCTCCTGGATGCTCTTGTAATATTCCTCATGGGTATGAAATTTCTGATTAAGTGCAAAACCAGCGGCATTTGCCGTATAACGCAGCTCCTTGGCGGCAATTCTCAGGTCGTGCAGCGCTTCAAAAGCCTCGGCAGATTCCGCCTCTGGCCCCTTAAACAGCGCCTTGCAGGTTTTTTTCTGCTGATCGAAGGCAACCTCCAGCTCGCGCATCACCACATTAGCATCCTTTTTCAGGGTAAGGGACTCAAGCGGTCCGGCAAGAAAAGCCTCCCAGAGCTGGTCCAGCTCCTTCCCGGCAAGCTGCGGAAGCTCGGCCTCCAGCTTTTTGCGGTATTTTTTGCGCTGGTCCTTCTGATGCTTAATGACGGCTTTCAGCAGTGCGGCTGTCTTGTCGTCGCCGTCTTTTTTGGCTATTTGCCGCCGTTCCTTGAAGGATTCAATCAGTACATCGGCATCCCGGACCTTCCCGAGGCGCTTTTGGGCTTTTTTGAACCGGGTGTACAGCTCTCCGGCGGCAGAATGATCCGGATCCAGTATGGACAGCAGGGTAAGCAGCTTACGGCTGTTCACTCTCGACTGATGAATATTCTCCTCACCGAAGCCTTTCAGCGCATCCTTGCTGTAATCGCGGAAATTGACATAGAGCTTAATCATGGCCTGTTCCCATTGCCTTGTTTTGCTGATTTGCCTGTCCTTTGTCAGCTGTTCTGTGGTCATGCGGCATCACTCCTATACGTTGTGTACTGCTGTTGCATGAACGATTCTTCCCTAATCTAAGGATAACGGTTGCCGGAGCTGATTTCAAATGACTTTGCCTGTCTTTTTTAGGCATGGAGGAGGGGATGGGTTACAATAGAACGAAATCCGTTATAACCGAAAAAGGGCAGCAGGCCGCGGTACGTGCCGTTTATTACATAACATCCGGGGAAGAAGGGGATTATAAGTGGTTGACTATAAAGATTCGGGGTTGCTGGACAACCTGTTTGAAGGGCAGGAGCAGAAATCGGTAAGTGTGCTTCCTGCGAAAATGGTGCTGTTTGAGCACTTGGCTGAAGACCTGACGGCTGCGGAGGTGGAAGATATGCTGCTTCCGTTCGCGTTCGAGGAAGCGCTGTGCCGTGACATCGGCGCCGGGCTGGTCCCGCCGTGCCTCCACCTCTGGAGCCATCCCGGAGGCGTGGCGCTGGGACTGCGGGACAGCAGGCTGCCCCATGCCGCCGAGGGGATGGCCGGGCTGGAGCGGGCCGGCTACCGCGCGGCTGTCCGCCATTCCGGCGGGGCGGCCGTGCCGCTCGACACAGGCGTAGTCAATGTGTCGCTTATTCTTCCGAAAGCCCCGGGCAAGCTGGACTTTCACGATGATTTCCGGCTGCTGGCTTCGCTCATAGCCGAAGCCGCAGCTGCCAGCCATCCACAGGCGGCTGCACGGATCAGGGCAGGCGAAATCACCGGGTCGTACTGCCCCGGTGATTTCGACCTGGCCATCGGCGGCCGCAAGTTCTGCGGCATCGCCCAGCGCAGGCAGAGCGGCGCGTACTTCGTGCACGCGTTCGTGGTGGTCTCCGGCTCCGGGCGGGAGCGCGGAGAGCTGATCCGCGGATTCTACGAGACTGCGTCCGGAGGGGACGAGTCACTGGACTATCCGCGGGTCCGCCCGGAGACGATCGCCGCGCTCGGCGAGCTGGGCGGCCCGGCTGCGGCGGCGGTGTACGCCGCAGGCATCCGGCAGGCTGCAGCCCGCAGGGGTGTGCAGCTGACTCCTGCCGGCAGGCTGCGGCAGGAGACCGGCTATGATCTCCAGTACAGCGATCCGCGTGTGCTGGAGACAGCAGCGATGCTGCGGCAGCGCTATGCCCGCTGAGCAGGCGGGCTCTGCAGTACTTGACCGTTCGCCGGTTGCCGGCCGGTCCGGCTCCGGAGGAAGCTTCGCCATTTGAAGCAAGCACCTTCAAAAGCCGGGGAGGCCCAGAAAGCCCGGACAGTCCGGGAAATCCGGGGAGTGGAAGGTCTAGATAGTCCGGCGATGACTCTGGGATTGCACGGCTAATTGAGTTAATTAAAAAAACGACACCTAATTCACTGCTGAGCCCGGTAACCGGTAAGTTAATTGTAAAAAAGCCACCTAATTTCGCCAAAATGGCCTCCAAAGCGGGAATGGGCCGAAATAGGTGGCGTTTTTACAACTAATAGTCATATTCTTCGAGAAATACTGAAATTAGGTGGCGAAAATTCAACTAAATGCCGGCCGGGCGGCGGTCCGGATTTAATATCCCGGCTTGATGCAGCAAAGCCGCTGTTTAATATCCCGGCATTATGCAGCAAAGCCGGTATTCAATATCGCGGCATCATGCAGCCTCCGCAGATACTTGGTGCTAAGAATACAGCTCCGGCCGGCGGTCGGCGAAGATCGGAATCTGCTGACGTACCTCGCGGACCTTAAACAAATCGATTTCCCCCGTCAAAATCTCCTCTCCCTCTCCGGCTTCTCCTATTACATCACCCCAAGGATCAATAATCATTGAATGTCCGGCAAAGCTGTTCGCCGGATCAGCCCCGGCCCGGTTGCAGGCGGCAACATAGCACTGGTTCTCAATAGCCCGGCTGATCAGCAGGGCGCGCCAGTGGGCAAGGCGCGGCTTGGGCCATTCGGCGCTGATGAACAGGATTTCGGCTCCGCTGGCCGTGTGGGCGCGTACCCATTCCGGGAAGCGGATATCGTAGCAGATCAGCCCGGCGCACAGGGTATTGTCCAGGGTGAACAGACCCTTTGCTTCCCCGGGCTGCAGATAGAGATGCTCATCCATCAGCCGGAACAGATGGAGCTTGCTGTATTCTCCGGCCAGCCCGCCGCTGCGGTCAAAAATGTACATGCTGTTGGTAATCCCGGCCGGCTGTCTGCTGGCAACAGAGCCGGCGACAATATGGATGCCGAGCTCCCGCGCCAGGCCTGACATCATTGCTTTGACCCCCTGCCCCTCAGGATCTGCGATACCTTCAAGCCGGGTAAGATCATAGCCGGTGGTCCAGAGCTCCGGCAGAAGCACACAGCCGGTTCCGGCTGCTGCCGCTTCACGGATGCGGCGTTCTGCTGCTGCATAATTAGCTGGGGGATTGCCGAATGCTATATCAAGCTGGATGAGGGAAATTTTCATGTGTCAGCCTCCTGATTATAAAAGTTGAGCATAATAGTTAGAGATTAAAGCCGGCCGGCGAATAAATCAACCAGCCTTCTGGAGTTCAAAGCAAATTATAGCTTAATGGTTGACGGGTCAACTAAATAGGTGTAAACTAATTTTCATCAAGAAGATTTTGCGCAATCTATTTTAGGGGAGGCTGCCATTGACAGAACATCAGTCAGAGGAAGATCAGATTCTTGAACTGCTGCAGGCACTGAACAAGGGCATCAGCCCGAAATTCGAACGTTGCGCAGGTATCAGCCCCACGCGGCTCCGCCTGCTTCTGGAGCTGTATCAGGTGGAAGAGATCAGCCAGACTTCGCTGCAGCGGCATATTGATATAGACCCGGCTGCCATTACCCGGCATCTGAAGGGGATGGAGGAGAGCGGTACGATTACCCGCCGCAACAATCCTGCCGACAACAGGGTTACCCTTGTCTCGCTGACCCCGTATGGGCGCGAGCGGATGCACTGCTACAAGGAAGAGAAGAACCGTTTTATCAGCAGTCTGCTGGCCGGCTTCACTGAAGCCGAACGGAAGATGCTGGCGGATATGCTTATCCGGCTGCAGCATAACACCAATGCAATGTAGCCTTAAACTATACAATAACCAATAAAGGAGCCTATTTTACCATGACTACTGCAAAAACCAACGATTTCAACTCCATCATCAGCGGCCGCCGCTCAGTGCGCCAGTACGATACCAGCGTAAAGATCAGCAAAGAGGAAATGACAGAGATACTTACCGAAGCTACACTTGCTCCATCTTCTGTTAACATGCAGCCTTGGCGTTTCCTTGTCATTGAGAGCCCTGAGGCCAAATCCAAGCTGGCAACCATCGCCAAGTTCAATCAGGTGCAGGTAGAAACCTCCGCTGCCATGATTGCCGTCTTCGGGGATCTGAACAACTTCGATTATGCTGAAGAAATTTACGGTACTGCTGTAGAACGCGGTCTTATGCCGCAGGAAGTTAAGGAAGGCCAGCTGTCCCGTCTGGCTGTGCATTTTGCCAATCTTCCCGCTGATGTTAACCGGGAGACTGTAATGATTGACGCCGGTCTCGTATCGATGCAGCTGATGCTGGCTGCCCGTGCCCACGGCTATGACACCAATGCTATCGGCGGCTTCGAGAAAGACCAGATTGCCGAGCTGTTCGGCATGGACAAAGAGCGCTATATTCCGGTTATGCTGATTTCTATCGGTAAGGCTGCAGCAGAAGGCTACCAGTCGGTACGCCTGCCGGTCGATAAGATTGCCGAGTGGAAATAAATAATATAATTCATATCCCAGGAGGATGAACCATGATTATTATTCATGCTACACTGCAAGTTAATCCCGAGCGCGAAGAACAGTTCTTGGCTGAGGCTGAAGCATTGCTTGCGGCTACACACCAGGAGGAGGGCAATGTTTCCTACGAGCTGTACAGACATACCTCCCGCAGCAACGTATTCATTATGGTTGAGGAATGGCGTGATGCCGAGGCTGTAGCCGGCCATAACGCAAGCCCGCACTTTACCGGCTTTGCCGGCAAGGCTGGCGAATTCCTGACTGCACCGCTTGAGGTTAAGGTATACCAGGGCGAACCGCTGGGCAAATAACACGTTCAGCAGCAATCGGCCTGCATGAGAGCAAGGGTCATCCTGTACAGGGATGGCTCTTTTTTTGAAATATAAGAATTTATATGTTCTACGCTATTAATAATCCTTATATTTCTCGCAGAAACGGTTACCGCCTTCCCTGAAGGACGGCGAAACCGTTTCTACTTGTTTACAGGAGTTGCCGGACCACTATTGAACGGCTAGAATAAATGCAATATGCAATATAACAGAAGGATAAGCGGAGAGGATGAGCCGGGCAGTGACTATTTTTGAACCGTCGCAATTGTTGAATGCTTTGCCCAAGCAGTTTTTTGCTGCATTGGTTGCCAGGGCTGCACAGGCGGCAGCAGAGGGGCATGATGTTATAAATCTTGGACAAGGCAACCCGGATATGCCGACTCCGGCCCATATTGTGGAGGCGCTGCGTCATGCGGCATCCGATCCGCTGAATCATAAATACCCTCCGTTCCGCGGCTACGGTTATCTTAAGGAGGCAGCAGCAGCCTTTTACAGCAGAGAGTATGGGGTAGAGCTGGACCCGCAGCGCGAAATCGCCATTCTGCCCGGAGGCAAGACCGGACTGGTTGAGGTGGTGCAGTGCCTGCTGAATCCCGGTGATACCGCGCTTGTGCCGGACCCGGGCTATCCGGATTACTGGTCGGGAATCGAGCTGGCCCGGGCGGTTATGGAGCTGATGCCGCTCAGGGAAGCCCGCGGCTTTCTGCCGGACTATGGGGCTATAAGTTCGGACACTGCAGATAAGGCCAAGCTGATGTTCCTTAACTATCCTAACAATCCGACCGGGGCGGTCGCTGATGCAGCTTTCTTCTGCAAGACGGTTGAATTTGCTGCAGCGCACGGCATTTGTGTGGTGCATGATTTTGCCTATGCGGCGATCGGGTATGAGGGGCTGCGTCCGGTAAGTTATCTGCAGACACCAGGGGCCAAGGAGACCGGTATCGAGATCTACACCCTGTCAAAGACCTATAATATGGCCGGCTGGCGGGTAGCGTTTGCCGCTGGGAATGCCAGTGTAATCGAGAGCCTGAATCTGCTGCAGGATCATATGTATGTCAGCCTGTTCGGAGCTGTCCAGGAGGCGGCAGCGGCTGCCCTGACCGGTCCTCAGGATGCCGTCCGGGCGAATGTGGCGCGCTATGAAGCCCGGCGCAATACGCTAATCTCCGGGCTAAGGGAAATCGGCTGGCAGGCGGAGGCGCCCCGCGGCTCCTTTTTCGCCTGGCTGCCTGTACCTGCAGGGTTCACTTCACAGAGCTTTGCCGGTCTGCTGCTGGA
Proteins encoded:
- a CDS encoding pyridoxal phosphate-dependent aminotransferase; the encoded protein is MTIFEPSQLLNALPKQFFAALVARAAQAAAEGHDVINLGQGNPDMPTPAHIVEALRHAASDPLNHKYPPFRGYGYLKEAAAAFYSREYGVELDPQREIAILPGGKTGLVEVVQCLLNPGDTALVPDPGYPDYWSGIELARAVMELMPLREARGFLPDYGAISSDTADKAKLMFLNYPNNPTGAVADAAFFCKTVEFAAAHGICVVHDFAYAAIGYEGLRPVSYLQTPGAKETGIEIYTLSKTYNMAGWRVAFAAGNASVIESLNLLQDHMYVSLFGAVQEAAAAALTGPQDAVRANVARYEARRNTLISGLREIGWQAEAPRGSFFAWLPVPAGFTSQSFAGLLLDEAHVVVAPGTGFGVYGEGYVRVGLVSDEARLAEAVRRIARLKLFST
- a CDS encoding lipoate--protein ligase family protein, producing the protein MVDYKDSGLLDNLFEGQEQKSVSVLPAKMVLFEHLAEDLTAAEVEDMLLPFAFEEALCRDIGAGLVPPCLHLWSHPGGVALGLRDSRLPHAAEGMAGLERAGYRAAVRHSGGAAVPLDTGVVNVSLILPKAPGKLDFHDDFRLLASLIAEAAAASHPQAAARIRAGEITGSYCPGDFDLAIGGRKFCGIAQRRQSGAYFVHAFVVVSGSGRERGELIRGFYETASGGDESLDYPRVRPETIAALGELGGPAAAAVYAAGIRQAAARRGVQLTPAGRLRQETGYDLQYSDPRVLETAAMLRQRYAR
- a CDS encoding MarR family winged helix-turn-helix transcriptional regulator; the encoded protein is MTEHQSEEDQILELLQALNKGISPKFERCAGISPTRLRLLLELYQVEEISQTSLQRHIDIDPAAITRHLKGMEESGTITRRNNPADNRVTLVSLTPYGRERMHCYKEEKNRFISSLLAGFTEAERKMLADMLIRLQHNTNAM
- a CDS encoding ThuA domain-containing protein; its protein translation is MSELKALAIGSYTAVKYHPFAGVDQELQQILSPEFTVDASEDFGLLNPQSLKDYSLVVSYTEFSDHKIAPAHSGALLAYVAGGGGLLVVHNGISMQRNPELGAMLGGHFTHHPDYTALGLNIPAAVREHPIVQGIDDFVIEDEPYYFDMHPYFETTVLAEYLHGGAMRQAAWCHEFGLGRAVYLMPGHHLPSFSVQPFRKLISRSAMWAGRLI
- a CDS encoding nitroreductase family protein gives rise to the protein MTTAKTNDFNSIISGRRSVRQYDTSVKISKEEMTEILTEATLAPSSVNMQPWRFLVIESPEAKSKLATIAKFNQVQVETSAAMIAVFGDLNNFDYAEEIYGTAVERGLMPQEVKEGQLSRLAVHFANLPADVNRETVMIDAGLVSMQLMLAARAHGYDTNAIGGFEKDQIAELFGMDKERYIPVMLISIGKAAAEGYQSVRLPVDKIAEWK
- a CDS encoding putative quinol monooxygenase; the encoded protein is MIIIHATLQVNPEREEQFLAEAEALLAATHQEEGNVSYELYRHTSRSNVFIMVEEWRDAEAVAGHNASPHFTGFAGKAGEFLTAPLEVKVYQGEPLGK
- a CDS encoding glutaredoxin family protein codes for the protein MSQPVIVYSTAGCSDCNQVKQLLTNQGIPFEVRDIMASAVYQEEVEKLGFMGIPVTVSGDRAVKGFNLPELEELIAAAR
- the ytxJ gene encoding bacillithiol system redox-active protein YtxJ — protein: MSIQQLHTSDELHNYVGQPGKKLLFKHSTTCPISAKAHEEFQAYVQSSDTPAAIVHVIEDRPVSNQIAEEFGIKHESPQIFLLEGSDVSWNTSHWKITRSAIKEAVDK
- a CDS encoding carbon-nitrogen family hydrolase; this translates as MKISLIQLDIAFGNPPANYAAAERRIREAAAAGTGCVLLPELWTTGYDLTRLEGIADPEGQGVKAMMSGLARELGIHIVAGSVASRQPAGITNSMYIFDRSGGLAGEYSKLHLFRLMDEHLYLQPGEAKGLFTLDNTLCAGLICYDIRFPEWVRAHTASGAEILFISAEWPKPRLAHWRALLISRAIENQCYVAACNRAGADPANSFAGHSMIIDPWGDVIGEAGEGEEILTGEIDLFKVREVRQQIPIFADRRPELYS
- a CDS encoding CHAD domain-containing protein, which produces MTTEQLTKDRQISKTRQWEQAMIKLYVNFRDYSKDALKGFGEENIHQSRVNSRKLLTLLSILDPDHSAAGELYTRFKKAQKRLGKVRDADVLIESFKERRQIAKKDGDDKTAALLKAVIKHQKDQRKKYRKKLEAELPQLAGKELDQLWEAFLAGPLESLTLKKDANVVMRELEVAFDQQKKTCKALFKGPEAESAEAFEALHDLRIAAKELRYTANAAGFALNQKFHTHEEYYKSIQEQLGIINDKRVWLDTLQSIGRDELGVGKKTWSAFTDSLKNEVLEALYHNEVVPVAGKPRAVPGEQ